From the genome of bacterium:
TTATGGTGATGGGGTATTTGAAGGAATCAGGGTATACAATGGCCGGATATTCAAATTAAATGAGCATTTAGAAAGACTGTATAAATCAGCAAAATATATTATGCTCACTATACCTTTAACAAAGGAAGAATTAACTAAAGCCGTTATTGAAACAATAAAAGCCAATGAATTACGGGATGCCTATATTAGATTGCTGGTAACAAGAGGAGCAGGAGATTTAGGGTTAGACCCCAAAAAATGCCCAAAACCTTCTATTATCATTATTGTTGATAAGATAAGTTTATATCCAAAGGATTTTTATGAAAAGGGCCTGGAAATAGTTACCGTGCCTACTCGGAAAAATATTCAAGAAGCTTTAAGTCCCTGCGTGAAAACATTAAACTATCTTAACAGTATTTTAGCACGGATTGAAGCAAGTAATGCCGGTGTCTTAGAGGCAGTGATGTTAAACACCGAAGGATATGTTACTGAATGTAGTGGAGATAATATCTTTATTATCAAGAATCATACCCTGACTACACCGCCTTTATGGGTAGGTGTCCTGGAGGGGATTACACGAGATACGGTGATGAAAATAGGTGAAGAGATGGGACTAAAGGTGGTTGAAAATGTCTTAACTCGGTTTGACCTTTATACCGCAGATGAATGTTTTTTGACTGGCACAGCCGCTGAGGTAATTCCAGTGGTGAGAATTGATAACCGCATCATTGGAACGGGCAAACCAGGTATCACTACTTTAAAGATTACAGAAATATTCCATAAATTGACTCAAAGAGAAGGAACAGAAATTTATAAGTGACAGGAAAGGTAAAAAGGAGAAACCCGCCTGTCCATAATGGTGGACACAAAGGACGATGAAAATAGTAGGTAGGAGATAGAAGATGGGAGGTAAGGAGAT
Proteins encoded in this window:
- the ilvE gene encoding branched-chain-amino-acid transaminase, with amino-acid sequence MGLVYIDGELFKKEEAKISVFDHGLLYGDGVFEGIRVYNGRIFKLNEHLERLYKSAKYIMLTIPLTKEELTKAVIETIKANELRDAYIRLLVTRGAGDLGLDPKKCPKPSIIIIVDKISLYPKDFYEKGLEIVTVPTRKNIQEALSPCVKTLNYLNSILARIEASNAGVLEAVMLNTEGYVTECSGDNIFIIKNHTLTTPPLWVGVLEGITRDTVMKIGEEMGLKVVENVLTRFDLYTADECFLTGTAAEVIPVVRIDNRIIGTGKPGITTLKITEIFHKLTQREGTEIYK